The DNA region AATCtagcgctgaacgcgataattTATGAAATGATTCGTTGATCTTTGCAGGAAATCGATGGATACAGTCTGTCTGGACCAATACGCCGCATAAAAATCCACCGTTGGATCTCACAGAGCTGGAAACTGGACTGACGACTTACACGCGGCACCAGGAACAGATAGTTCAGTATCACCATCGGGAGCCTGATATCCAGGGGATACCGCAGTCGCAGGAATATATCGGACTGCAGAAGAGGGAAAGCGAGATATAAGGATCCACGTCTGACCTTGGTTGCGCTTAAAATCACTCGAGACTCGTTTGCAGCTGAGCTTATTTGCCTGACAATGTCTCTTCACGTCTTTTGGCCAGCCACTGCCTGCCTGACAATGTTCATAGTAGgcgtaataatgataatattgaaGTACGGTCCTCGCTTGTTCAATGCCAGACACGTCCCTCTGCCTTCCGATCAGGAATGGGAGGCCAAGTCTTATTctcgagaaatatcaatctcGATGGCGTaatgttttcagtattttactccctttttgtaattttttttccccatttttatCCGTCTAACTTCATCGCAGCTTTATTTTACACACACTTCTAATTCgaagattttacaaaaattatatctcaatttttactcagtatattattgttttatgtGTAGAATTATGTTATTATATACTTCGAAACTAATCAAAAGCAACTGCCATCGTGTTAATAATGAAAGCTTAAATTTTCTATGTTGGCAGAAAACTTTTAACGTACTCGCGTTTTTTAGAACTTTTAACAGTTCATTCCGTCCAAAAACGTCCAAACCACCAAAtgattttgacattttaattttaaattgtaatttcaaCGTAcgcgattttcattttttcttcttcattttttataaaaccaaAATGATATTCCACGTTTTTATAACCGACGATGGAGGGTACAAATCGACCTGCAATTTATACCGCAGACCTGAATAATCATTCCAATCTAATTATAGTAAAAACATGaatcgtat from Diprion similis isolate iyDipSimi1 chromosome 3, iyDipSimi1.1, whole genome shotgun sequence includes:
- the LOC124404775 gene encoding uncharacterized protein LOC124404775, producing the protein MSILEDRKAYLDNPFFTKHQYGDFTPFYIAITICSVIGAVLFTLNVIFCWCSPWRGYWQNRHTGNRWIQSVWTNTPHKNPPLDLTELETGLTTYTRHQEQIVQYHHREPDIQGIPQSQEYIGLQKRESEI
- the LOC124404776 gene encoding uncharacterized protein LOC124404776, with the protein product MSLHVFWPATACLTMFIVGVIMIILKYGPRLFNARHVPLPSDQEWEAKSYSREISISMA